The following nucleotide sequence is from Takifugu flavidus isolate HTHZ2018 chromosome 4, ASM371156v2, whole genome shotgun sequence.
cacataaaggctccaaacggaaccgccacaaagacctaaaacacccatttaaaccaacgaggccggctgtttttacgttgaacaaatgaagcaaaatagtcacgtgtcattagctaaaatgtgtttttctgtcgtttgaatacgatgtatacaaacaacaaaagtgatttaatgacatgacagtaatttcatgatagtcagttaacttgtggctcctattattcctgccttatgttggtttgtctggattgacctttgaacttatatccagccagtgttgaacatttctggatgaattgttgttgtttttaatttatggacgctgcaatggagataaagaattgaaggaatgaccactggagggggtattgctacctgacatgatccactcgcttgatttaaacgccgatgtccggccccagaaatctttacttactcgaccttcctgcagttcctcacagctggaatcaggcgacgtcgtccctcatctgaggtgttgtactgctgcaggtccagctcatccagaacctcctctgacatctgcagcaggtaggccagagctgaacagtggatcactgacagtctcctctctgatatctcccctgacttcaggaactcttggatctcctgatggactgactgatccttcatctccatcagacagtggaagatgttgatgcttctgtctggggagaattcatcactgttctcctccttcaggttgttgaggaccttctggatggtttctgggtggctgttcctctgatccaacagtccacccaagatcctctgattggactccagagagagaccatgaaggaagcgaacaaacaagtccaggtggccattttcacttttgagagatttcattagtgctctcctgaggaagtcatcaagagatttgactggttcagaatattttaggaactgatttataaccactgtgtctttcctggtgtaacggtggaacatgtagacggcagccagaaactcctgaacgctcagatgaacaaagcagtagactgatttctggaagatcacactctctctcttgaagatctctgtacaaactcctgagtacaccgacacctcggagacgtccagtccacatcgctccaggtcttctgagtagaacatgatgtttcctttctccagatgttcaaacgccagccgacccaacttcagaaggagttctttatcagcctcagtcagttcctctggtctctgctttcctccatacttctgcttcttcctctttatctgaaccatcaggaagtgtgagtagaggtcagtcagggtttggggcagctctcctctctggtctctggtcatcatgtcctccagaactatagcagtgatccagcagaaaactgggatcagacacatgatgtggaggctcctggaggccttgatgtgtgagatgattctcttggacagatcttcatcactgaacctcctcctgaagtactcctccttctgggagtcagtgaagcctcgtacttctgtgatcctgtcaacacacgagggaggaatctgataggctgctgcaggtctggaggtgatccagatgagagctgagggaagcaggttcccctggatgaggttcaccaggagcacgccaacggacgatacttgtgtgacatcagagatgacctgatgcttgttgaaacccagtgaaaatctgctttcatccaggccatcaaagatgaacagaagtttccagacagtcagatcttctgctctgatcttctgtaatgttggatggaaaacatgaagcagtgagagaagactgtgctgctcatctctgatcaagttcagctccctgcatgagagcggaagcaccagactgatgtcttggttctccaaaccttctgcccagtccagactgaacttctgcactgagaaggtttttccaacgccggcgacaccgttggtcagaaccactctgatgtgtctctgttgctcagataagactttgaagatgtcctggcacttgattggagtgtcctggatgttcttcttggaggttctctcaagctgtctcacctcatgttgtgtgtccacctcctcactttgtccctcagtgatgtagagctcagtgtagatcttgttcagcagggttccacttcctgcttcatgagttccttcagtcacatgttcacatcttctcttcagactcatcttatgaccttctatcacctcctgcagatcacttcctgaacataagtaaaccaatgatttccatctataataaatcatcaacacaactccaaattcatgacatcacaattaaatctcatattgaacagttttactttgtttgggcttcatttcagcatctccagatctgcttccagattgtgaacaagaggactctcctggtggagctgactggtcccagtttgataggatgtgctcccccctctcactatgaaacacatctctattagtcctttgatttataggatgaaagaacctgatcaagactcaatattgttccagcatttatgtctgaattcatctttcagtttaaacctgattcttgtttctaatcaacaatattcacattaagtctgtaactatatgactgtctgaggtttaagtgttaaacatctccaataataaactcacaacctgctgctgttaatgtgactaacagctgccacacaaacacatcatcacgctttagttttcttacatttcctctgaacttctgaaggttattatATaatctttggactggtcactcttcagggacacccagctgggcactgtggactctgctctgtcctcgtccatcctgaggaaacatcagaaatagtgatgagactgtgatgaaggtaaataatctgtagaggttgtagttaaataatcccaattcactgcatttttatcaaacaggaacatttctaatccattctggataacaactgaatcaataaatcaatgatgtctctgtatcattttcatgttttcagagtttaagctgctttttttaactgttccctgcagtgagaaaagaactggcaccttttccagcccctcatcctgcagcactgaatgtgctctaaagttctttccagagcaaacgtctctgcacttgcagcaacatgttgtagtcatggatccgtgaggagaaccggatacaggaaacgcccccactttgatcccaaaacccaactggtggccaacggtggtccggcaacgacggggacgctggtccatcgggccgacaacactggttttccacaggccaacatggtgaaaggactgtcttcagctcagccactaaatgatctggtgctacataaacatactagtcaggactttttaacttccctcctttgttcccctcttcaattatttctatgatccaagtcctcaaagatcactgctctatttaaaatagatgaaagaaatgacacccactcctgcatttctttcacagtggttccacaacatagaacaataaaccactgtgagaaaacgtgcaacatgaacccaaaatcctgttggtgtcctgtgatcctgtgtggatttatttattatttttaaagtttattgtcttaaataataccaaaatatccagctgtaacctggactgttgaacaactctaataactttatgagcttttcacctgtcacaaaatgtcgctcttcctgcttcgtctgaacagaatactttcacttttaaaacctcaacagcttcatggcgtatatattactaccattaaagcattctgggagggtttaaagttcttttaggatcagtagcaaagagcagaaaaataaactaaacttcacttagaaagactattcaactatactaaagccagactataagaaagttaaataagacctattcatttataatgtataacgatgctttgtgctaaaactaaatatgaagtctagttgatcAATCTtaattttatctccaaacacaactgtcaattcttttcaataatactattcgtttactcaccttgtcgctcttcAGTCTTCCTTCTGCCCTCAGCTAAGAGCTTTAGCGGCTTCAGCAACCACTAACGTTCAGTTTCGATGTAAGAACATACATTCACACTAATTTCTGTGCGTACAATAACTACCTGAGTCTACATTAGCAATACGTAGTATTttgaataacaacaacaatagtaaaAGATAACATGAATTTACAGATTNNNNNNNNNNNNNNNNNNNNNNNNNNNNNNNNNNNNNNNNNNNNNNNNNNNNNNNNNNNNNNNNNNNNNNNNNNNNNNNNNNNNNNNNNNNNNNNNNNNNGGATGATGGAGGAACAGTTCACAGAATCCAGACGTCAGCGTGCTCGGGTCGTACCTGGGAACAGCACAGGGAAAGGTCTGAGGACCACAAAACCTCTCAATCGTGGGAAATATGGAACCCTAATAAGGTTCTTGCTCCACAGCCATTGTACCGCAGAATTATGAAAAgtgctcattttaatttgaaatatccctttaaatgctgccgagaactgaagagaaagtgaaCCCACCAGGAAGGATTAATTCCACATTAAGTGTCCCATCTACATCCCTCACTTATTTCTCCAAAAATAATCGCCGTGCTAgcgatgttagcattagcacgctAACTAGTTATATATAGATCAATCCGTGTACATTAAGAACTGGCTTTCTGGCGAGATTGGTAAATACGTCATTTACAGAACACTAGTATTTTATTCCAACATATGTGGTAATGTTCTTACTATTTAGGTAACTGTTTATTGCATGTGTCGAAGTTCGTATTAACGTAGGCTTCGCTAGtagttagcctgttagcttagTTCCCCAGAAACAAAACATTGCAAGTGCGAGAGTCAATTGTAAAATACAGGGAAGCTacaagaaaaacattcaaattgGCAAGCGCGTCCGTGGGTGTTGGAATGAAAATAAGGGGGAAATTACCAGACCTGACATTTTCCAGGCTCATTCTCCGCACAGATAAACTGCCTTAACCTCTCCACTACCGCGTCATGACACCTGAGCGCACACGTCGCCGCTAGCTAGCGTTAGCCTCGCCCTCCGGCGCTAACTGCGCATGCGCGAACCCTGCCGCCATCTTAGGTCCTGGGAGCAGCTGACGCAGATTCGCGACAAAACTTTATGATTGCGAGAAATATTTGTGATATATTTGTCAgaatttttctttatttgaacCATCAAGACAGCATGTTTATATTTTTCATCGTTTTCCTCTCAAAATTTCCAGCTCgacattttaaaatacttttcttAGATACACCTCACATGACGTCACCGAGCAACcccacacttttctttttttaattaaacttgtattttatttaagttGTAGCGTGTGTCTGCCACTTTTACCATTCATGTTTCATTTGCCTATTTTTAATTTGTCTTAAATATTTCTTTACATCTTTTTCAATGCCATTTGCCtgatcaatctttatttatatagcgtctgttacaaccAAAATTGTAGTAATTGAAGTAAAAATATAAAGGCTAATCAGAACCTTGATTAAACACACCTGAAGAATGAGAGCAGACCAAGAATGCACATTCTGTCCATCTGCAAAACGATTATTTTGATAAACTACAGGTAAACTACCGAGCTAAACCACAGGTAAACTATTGAGCTAAACCACAGGTAAACTACCGAGCTAAACCACAGGTAAACTACCGAGCTAAACCACAGGTAAACTACTGAGATAAACCACAGGTAAACTACAAGCTAAACCACAGGTAAACTACTGAGATAAACCACAGGTAAACTACCGAGCTAAACCACAGGTAAACTACTATAGAATTATACTGGTATTTATTCTGGTAATTGAGGTCCGTCTGTTTTAAATCttaagagttgataggagaggagaggagaggagaggagaggaggaggagaggagaggagaggagaggagagaggaggagaggagaggagaggggaggggagaggagagaggaggaggagagggaggagaggaggaggagaggagagaggagaggagagagaggagaggaagagagaggagaggaggagaggagaggaagaggagaggaggagagggttaggagaggagaggaagaggagaggagagggaggagaggaggagaggagaggagaggagagagaggaggagagggagaggagaggagaggaggaggaggagagaggaggagaggagagggaaaggagaggagaggagaggagagaggagaggagaggagaggagaggaggggagaggaggagaggagggggaggaggagaggagaggagaggagaggagaggagagggaggagaggaggggagaggagaggagaggagaggagaggagggagaggagaggaggggagaggaggagaggagaggagaggaagattaGACTAATCTTAGACTAATCTTAGTACCTGgctccacagcagggggcctgggcCCCATTTTACCTTTAGAGAGGAAATATTAGAGCTTCCAGTTTTAAGTTCCTGAGTGACATCAgttcttctgccccccccccccccctggaaGTGACCCAACCGTCCGTCATGCTGCTTTAATTCTGGGTGAAACCGTTGCAGCAACACAAAGCACGGGGAACCTGCTGATGACCCACAGTGGCGTTTATTGTACACGGCTCATTTTCACTCACATGTTCAACAGCCTCGCCAGCGCACAAGGTCACACAAGGTCGCACAAGGTCGCACAAGGTCGCACAAGGTCGCCCTCCTCGGCTGGGCACGACACACCGAGCACGTGTGAAAGCAAACATCTCTCCCTTCTGGTTCCTCCTCCATTCAAAGCGTTGAAGTGAAAAGGTGCTATGATTAGCTAGAGCTGCTATATATTTGATGCTGGgtgtctcttcttcttcttcttcttcttcttcttgcagCCACGTGTGAAAAGCTAAAGGCAATAAGGCACACGAGACGAATGGACACAATCTAACGCCAAGACCATTTGAAGCGGAGTGAAGTGGATATACGAAGAGACCTCCAGGTCCCGTGGTGAACTGGTAGCACGTAGAGCTAGCGTCTCTGGTCTCTGAGGTCCAGCTCCTGTCCAGGTTGGCCCGCCAGACCTTGTGTGTTTACATGAGCAGCTTCTTCTATGTTATGGTGCACGCTGGttccctccgtcccccctctgGCTGCTTCAGAGAtgcgtgtcctcctcctcctgctcctcggcCACGGCCTGGTTGACGAACACCTGTCATGAGGAGGACGAGATGAGGATCTGTGTTAGCAGCagagctaacagagcttctgCTCGTTCTTGGTCGCTCGGTGGGTTCCAGACACCTGCCAGCGGTTGGCCTCCTCCCTGGCCACGGCTCCTTCCCCTGGAAGACCGTTGCTGTCTGGCTTCTTCTTCCGCATCTCGTGCTGGCCGTCGCTGGCCACGTCCAGGGTggggttgtcatggcaaccgtTCTCCACAAAGCGAAGTTCATCAGCGTGGAACTGGGCAGGGAGGAGCACAGGGTTCGGGGTCCTCATCTTCACGGGGGAAACGTGGCCCGGGGACTCTTACCGTGGTCTTGGTTGCAGGCAGGCGCCGCTGCCAGCAGATGTATACGGAACCAGAGGTGATGATGACGGTGCAGACGGACCCGATCACCACCAGAACCACGAAGAGCTTGCTGTAGTCGCTGCGCTTCTGGCTGGTTGGGAAGGAGCAGCCCACGGCTGCGCTGAAGTTCTGGACGCCAACCTGACGGGAGAGAACAAAGCCATGGAGACGACCCTGGAGTGATGAGCCCACCCCCCGGAGGAGCTTAAACCTGGACCACCGTGTGGCCTCAGCACATCCtggtggtcacgtgaccagagTCTGTGCTCAAAAGTGCCAAGCTGGTTACTGGTGGAAAAGAGTGGTGCCAAATCACCAGGAATCCACATGCATGGAAGTTTAATGTTCACGGAAAAACGCATCCAAGTACCTCAGGCAGGATGTTCCTGATCTCTCCCAGCATGGTCAGCACATCGTTGGTATTCATCACTCCTGAAagacacaacagcagaagaagGTCCAGACACGTCTCTCCGTCCTTCATCCTGCAGGTCAACACATCACTGGGCTGCGGTAACGTTCATCTCGCTGGAATGAAACCCACCTTACTCcatgatgagtgtgtgtgtgtgtgtgtgtgtgagtgtgtgtgtgtgtgtgtgtgtggtgtgtgtgtgtgtgtgtgtgtgtgagtgtgtgtgagtgtgtgtgtgtgtgtgagtgtgtgtgtgtggtgtgtgtgtgtgtgtgtgagtgtgtgtgtgtgtgtgtgtggtgtgtgtgtgtgtgtgtgtgtgtgtgtgtgtgtgcgctcgcaCCGCGGTCAGACGCCACGTTCATCAGCAGCTGGGGCTGCTGGTGCGTGGGCTTGCTCAGGTAGAGGATCCAGGAGCCCTCGGGACTCTTCATTCTTCGAGCAAACACCTGATCCATGATCTTCAGCAGTCGCACACCCTGGTCCACACGGAACTCCTCCTGCCACACAGACCACAATCATGCACGGTTGACCCTGCAACGTGGTGCACGTGGGCCACCGCCGACGCGTCtgagcgttagcgttagcattagcatgggaGCTCTCTTTATGTGGTGGCCATTGTTGCTAATGTGAAGGTAAATATTATTGCAGTGTTGTACTTACGCAGTTCATGTTGTGGGTCATGTTGAGGACAACGTAGCCCCTCTCAACAAGGTCGGTCCAGGTCAGGCAGACTACCTGGGGGAGCCACAGTCGCAACTTGTAAACAACAGTCATAAGGTGGCGCAGGACTCAGACAAGAACGCGGATCAGTGGACGGTTCCAGACCGAGCAGCCCCCTGAGACCATGAACTGGCCTCTGGAACCACGACCGCCCTGCCCGTGGACCTCATcgtcccggggggggggggttggttccAGGAGAACCACAGCTTCCTCCCCAGGTTCTTGCTGGTTCCCACTTCCAGCCCACGTCCCAGAGTGCAGGGCTGGGTAGAGACAGGCTCCTCCCCCGTGTGTGCCTTCAAATGACCGTACCTGCTGCGCCTCGTTGTGGTCGCCTGGTAGGAAGATCTCTGTGACCCCACCTcccccgacctctgacctctgggctgGCCAGGGCATTACTTTTGCCATCTGATCCCAGGAGGTGTCCGTGAAGCTAAcagtggtggagggatgggtggtGAGTGgggctccctcctcttcctcttcgccCCCACCATTCAGCCCAATTCCTtcagggagaagacacaggtgaggCGCAGCGGCATGGAACCAGCAGCCCAAACGTTCTAAAAATCCATGATGGTGCACCTTGTAAGTAGCTCTGCAGCCGCCAAAAGTCTGTGTCAGTGTCAGTCTCGTAGGTTCCCGTTGCCCCGGCAACAGTGGGAGCATCGGAAGTGGAGCCGGAGGTACGGACGGACAGCCGAGCGGCGCCGCGGCTGCTGGGATGAAGGTCCGCGTCCACCTCAGCGCTCGCCTCCGGACGCAGCTGGAGAGCAGAACCGTGCAGCTCGGCCGGAGGAGGGACTCCGGGACGCTGCGAGGCGATGGGGTCGAAAGGCCGCTGGTAGCCTGAGAGGGCAAAGAGCAAAGAAGTGTTACGAGGTTTGGGATGCGACGGTTACGGCGCGTCCGGGAACACGTCGCTACAGTCCGTTAGCGCTAACGTAGCGCTAACGCCGAGTCAGGGTCCGCTCAGGGTCCCGCTGGCGTTGTTCTGAGGGAAGAGCGGACTGACCGATCAGTGCGTCCAGGTCCACCGCTGTCTGGTTGGCCTCCAACGCATCCAGGACTTCCCccgctcctccctccctcggtCGGCCCCCCCTCGCTGCCCCCCGCTCGTTCTGCCGCCCCCGCGGCTCTCggctctcccctccctccaggTCGCTTCCGTTGAAGCCCGACGCCTCCTGTGATTCCTCCTCGGCTTCCTGCCCGTTGAGGAGCTCCTTGTCCGCCTCAGGGGTGCGCGGCCGTCCCCTGTAGATCTCTGGCCCCGGGGGGGCTCCCAGGTGAACCATCCGCTGGAAGGGAAAGACACCCCCATCACAAAAAAGTCATGCGGTTACATCTTGTTTAGTTCAGTTTAACTTCATTCATAGGACATCTGTGGGGGTCCAGCCCAGAGCCTGGGCcccagaggagcaggaaccACCAGGAAGTTCCTGCGTGAGCTCCTGCTCTTCCAGAACCATCCGCGGCAGCGGCGGCTGTGTTCCTGCCCCCTCCATAGCAGGAAGGGCCCAGCCTTCACTCGGTACCAGAGCTGAACTGGTCCCTGGGGTCAGCAACGCCTCATCTTTACCTCCATCTCCTCGTCCACGCGGGTCCTCGCGGCGCCCTGGCGGACAGGTGACAGCTTCACCCCGGCGTCGGCACGAGATGACTCCTCTATCTCCGGCACGGCCATGTGGTGGACCAAATGAGGCTGCGTCCGCACCAGCTGGCGGTGGCGCTTGGTTCTGTGCAACCTTTGGCTGGGCTTGAGCTGACTGGAGTCCTGGATGAGCTGGCCTTGGCCTGAACCCTCATACTGGAGCAGTGGGCCCACGGGGGACCCCAGAGGTGAGAGGAGCTTGGCTGAATCCCATCGAAAGGCTTCACAGGTGGACAAAAGTGTCactgaggaaggaaaagaaacaccACGGTGAGCACGAAGCCATTTTAAGCTCAGCACCCTTGAAGGATTAAGCGGGCTGGTTTGGACTCCGTGGAGGGCTGGCCGGGATTGGCCCCCCCCTGACAACACAGGCTGGACACAGGCGCTGCAGCGCGAGACCTTTGCGCATTGCAAACCATTTCTCACCCGCTGCTTCAGCGCGTGCGTGGACTGTGCAGAGACCTCCCCGCTGCTATCCTGATTAGCTTTGGACAGTGGATGTTAAATGTGACATGTGACGCGCCTGGGCTGGTGGAGCGGTGGCGGAGGCCGACTGCTCCTCCTGGCGTCGCTGCTGGATGAAAGGCAAGAGAAGACTCACCCGCCAGGGCGACGCGGAGCACGCACGCTGCAGTGCTCagcatctctgcctcctccgCCCTCAGCCGCAGACGTCtgggtggagctgctgtggttGGTGTCCCCGTCtgggtggagctgctgtggttGGTGTCTCCGTCTGGGTCTGGAGATCCGAAACGCAGTGGTCGCGTCCCaaacctgctctgctgcagccggACTGCAGCACCGACGCTGAAAAGAGCGGAGGGAGGCAGCGCTAACCGGCTGCTGTTCCCCCGAGTGGCCGCTAGAGGGCACTGTTGTGAAGACGTGCCGGGGAGAAACGCTTCCGTTTTATTACACATTTATCACAGATGTTCAATGCTGTTTGCTAAAGTGttatgaagaagaaagaagctcAACTCAGCCAGTCATGTTCCTGCacaaagaataaataataattcagGTCTGATAGAAACGAATGTTTGGGGTGGCGAGCTGATTAGAGCATCCACTCAGATTTTACGCCTTGTTTTTGGACCAAGGATGAAGCTAAAGTGAGAGCTGATGAGATTACTATCTAAAATCTAGGTTTAGAGGAGTCTCGCCAGGCCCAAAGGGCGAGATATCATTACTAATGTATGTTAGCGTAGCAGTAGCATGAAACCAGGAGCATCTGTGCACCTCAACTTGTAAACCAGCTTAcaaactgaaataaataaaagcatcagcAGGTCCCATTTTTGGCTGTATGTGAcgtcacagaagcagaaatgtACAACGTGGACTTGAGCATATTCACACCAGCCTGAACAACCttacaaaaacagcatttaatgGCAAGAGTTTCACACCAAACATCGATTTATCCAGCGCCAACAGGACAAACGGgtcatttctttgtctttagCTAGCTTCTTTCACATGGAGCCAGATTGGTGCCTGCTAACTGTTTAATGCTAACAAGCAAGGACAGAAGATGCactgttctcacacacacacacacacacacacacacacacacacacagatatatacacacacattttacaacGACCCCTAAATCATGTCGAAGCTACGAGAAGCTGCGACCTCAGTGGAGGTCAGATCTCAGCATCAAGCTAACAGCCCCTCTGGATTGTGGGTTGTCCGTCCCTGctcaacgcccccccccccttatgtACAGTTTGTGGAGCCCTCCGGTGGCGAGAAGGGCGGCGTTTTCCTCAGAACTGCTGCAGGATCAGCTTCTTCTTCGAGTCATGGCTGAACTTGTTGGCGCGGAACAGGTCGCTGTCATAGAAGGCCGCCAGGTTGTGGACGTTGATCTGTCTGGCCTGGAGAGAACGAGAAAAGGGATGATCGACCTCGCTcgagcgcccccccccaccccgggtGGAGCTACCTTGTCCTTGAAGTCCTTCTCTGGAACCTCCACCATGTCGTTCTGAACGCCGTAGCGGCTTCTCTGGTACGCCGTCTGCTcggccaccagctgcttcaggatgaagagcagcagctcgtTGTTGTCCCGCCGGAAGGCCAGGTAGCGGGCGAAggtctgcagagaggagaaatgagcGCGCGGCCACCCCCACAGCGTTGCCGAGCGTTGCCGTGGCCGCCCCCCCACGCACcttcctcatgctcctcatgacGCTGAACTTCTGCGTGTCGATGAAGCTCTCCAGCATCACCCTGATGGCCATGTTGACGTCGTCCTCCAGCACGTAGTCCCTCAGGTGCATCTTGGCGTGCGCCTCCGCCATGCGGATCATGGACTCGATGTGGCGCACCGTGATGGGGATGCTGCCCGTGGCCTGTAGGGGGCACACACGCACCAGGTgacgctggctggctggctgggccACGGCGGGAGCTTCTCCAGGCTTCCAGAACCACTCACCATCGACTCTCTGCGGAGGTCACTGTAAATGCGAGCCACTTTATCCTGGTCCATCTGGTTCAGTTTGGGATGAATCTGCAGACGGAACACGTGTGtcatggatgggggggggggcacgataGTGAAGAGCTGGTTCTGGGTCCTACCCTCTCCTTGGCGTAGatgatgtacttcctgaggagct
It contains:
- the podxl2 gene encoding podocalyxin-like protein 2; this translates as MLSTAACVLRVALAVTLLSTCEAFRWDSAKLLSPLGSPVGPLLQYEGSGQGQLIQDSSQLKPSQRLHRTKRHRQLVRTQPHLVHHMAVPEIEESSRADAGVKLSPVRQGAARTRVDEEMERMVHLGAPPGPEIYRGRPRTPEADKELLNGQEAEEESQEASGFNGSDLEGGESREPRGRQNERGAARGGRPREGGAGEVLDALEANQTAVDLDALIGYQRPFDPIASQRPGVPPPAELHGSALQLRPEASAEVDADLHPSSRGAARLSVRTSGSTSDAPTVAGATGTYETDTDTDFWRLQSYLQGIGLNGGGEEEEEGAPLTTHPSTTVSFTDTSWDQMAKVMPWPAQRSEVGGGGVTEIFLPGDHNEAQQVVCLTWTDLVERGYVVLNMTHNMNCEEFRVDQGVRLLKIMDQVFARRMKSPEGSWILYLSKPTHQQPQLLMNVASDRGVMNTNDVLTMLGEIRNILPEVGVQNFSAAVGCSFPTSQKRSDYSKLFVVLVVIGSVCTVIITSGSVYICWQRRLPATKTTFHADELRFVENGCHDNPTLDVASDGQHEMRKKKPDSNGLPGEGAVAREEANRWQVFVNQAVAEEQEEEDTHL